A stretch of the Acidobacteriota bacterium genome encodes the following:
- a CDS encoding DNA-3-methyladenine glycosylase I: MKRCGWPGDDPLMVDYHDREWGVPCHDDIRHFEFLVLEAAQAGLSWRTVLYKREGYRRAFAGFDPRKVARFDARKIELLLGDPGIIRNRLKVGAAVHNARRFLEVQGEFGSFDRYIWGFVGGRPRVNRWRSEGRVPATSAESEALSADLKRRGFKFVGSTVIYAHLQAAGLVNDHLVGCFRHAGVQAGGATGSR, translated from the coding sequence ATGAAGCGCTGCGGCTGGCCGGGGGACGACCCCCTGATGGTGGACTATCACGACCGCGAGTGGGGCGTCCCCTGCCACGACGACATCCGGCATTTCGAGTTCCTGGTCCTCGAGGCGGCCCAGGCGGGGCTGAGCTGGCGCACGGTCCTTTACAAGCGCGAGGGGTACCGCAGGGCGTTCGCCGGTTTCGACCCGCGGAAGGTGGCGCGCTTCGACGCCCGGAAAATCGAGCTCCTGCTCGGGGACCCCGGGATCATCCGCAACCGCCTGAAGGTCGGCGCCGCCGTCCACAACGCCCGGCGCTTCCTGGAGGTGCAGGGGGAGTTCGGTTCGTTCGATCGGTACATCTGGGGCTTCGTCGGGGGCCGGCCCCGCGTCAACCGCTGGCGGTCGGAGGGGCGCGTCCCGGCGACGTCGGCGGAGTCGGAAGCGCTCAGCGCCGACCTGAAGCGGCGCGGCTTCAAGTTCGTCGGTTCGACCGTGATCTACGCCCACCTGCAGGCCGCTGGACTGGTCAACGACCACCTGGTCGGCTGTTTCCGCCACGCCGGGGTGCAGGCCGGGGGCGCTACAGGGTCCCGATGA
- a CDS encoding AbrB/MazE/SpoVT family DNA-binding domain-containing protein, which translates to MVKVSRVSTKGQVTIPAGIRSALGVGPGDLIAYELEGDRVRLRKVEPFDAAYHAAVAETLQEWNSPEDEEAFRDL; encoded by the coding sequence ATCGTGAAAGTAAGCAGGGTATCGACCAAAGGGCAGGTCACTATTCCGGCGGGCATCCGATCGGCCCTGGGTGTGGGTCCGGGCGATCTGATCGCCTACGAACTGGAGGGGGACCGGGTGCGGCTGAGGAAGGTCGAGCCGTTCGATGCGGCCTACCATGCCGCGGTCGCCGAAACCCTCCAGGAGTGGAACAGCCCGGAAGACGAGGAGGCGTTCCGTGATCTGTGA
- a CDS encoding type II toxin-antitoxin system PemK/MazF family toxin, protein MICERCDVVVVPFPFSDRVQAKRRPALALSREDFNRHGHTVMAMVTTGRAPAWPGDIVLTDYTEAGLAVPCVVRMKLFTLDNRLILRKIGRLADDDAERVSGSVRQLLGEADECPKN, encoded by the coding sequence GTGATCTGTGAGCGCTGCGACGTCGTCGTGGTGCCCTTCCCTTTCTCGGACCGGGTACAGGCAAAACGGCGGCCGGCCCTGGCGCTGAGCCGCGAGGACTTCAACCGGCACGGGCACACGGTGATGGCGATGGTGACCACCGGCCGGGCCCCGGCCTGGCCGGGAGACATCGTGCTCACCGACTACACCGAAGCGGGCCTCGCGGTCCCCTGCGTGGTGCGCATGAAACTTTTCACCCTGGACAACCGGCTCATTCTCCGGAAAATCGGGCGTCTTGCCGACGACGATGCCGAAAGAGTCTCCGGCAGCGTCCGGCAACTCCTGGGGGAGGCGGACGAATGCCCGAAAAACTGA
- a CDS encoding DUF4845 domain-containing protein codes for MKSQGRRLLENAEGKGMVGCLVFIVLMGLAIVLAVQLGPVYYANYNMEADIKTEASRAGARFLDDDTIIRDVYQMAKRNDVPIQRENIKVHRLAGQVVIEVTYSVPVSFILFERDFDFKIEASSFIGTL; via the coding sequence ATGAAATCGCAAGGGCGTCGCTTACTCGAAAACGCTGAAGGCAAGGGGATGGTCGGCTGCCTCGTGTTCATCGTCCTCATGGGGCTGGCGATCGTGCTGGCCGTGCAGCTGGGGCCGGTCTACTACGCCAACTACAACATGGAGGCGGACATCAAGACCGAGGCCAGCCGCGCGGGCGCCCGCTTCCTCGACGACGACACCATCATCCGCGACGTCTACCAGATGGCGAAGCGGAACGACGTCCCGATCCAGAGGGAAAACATCAAGGTGCACCGCCTCGCCGGCCAGGTCGTCATCGAGGTGACCTACTCCGTCCCCGTGAGCTTCATCCTCTTCGAGCGCGACTTCGACTTCAAGATCGAAGCCTCCAGCTTCATCGGGACCCTGTAG